The genomic DNA GGGTGCGCTGGGGCATCGCCTGACGGCGCTCACGCCGCGGAGCGCAAGTCCTTGAGCTTGAGGGACAACCGGCGCTGACCGCGGAAGGTGTCGAAGCTGGCCTGGAACGCCAGGTCCACGGGCCCCTCGGTGAGGGCCAGACGGTCCGCCATACCAAAGCCGATGGCGTCCACGGCGGGCGCGTCCACCAGGGCGAGCTTGAGGTGGCCCGAGCCCCCCGTCTTGTGGGGAAGCACACGCGGGCGCGCCACCTGGCGGCGCAGCACCAACACGGGCTCGGGGTTGCCCTGTCCGAAGGGCCCGAGCCGCTGCAGCGCCTCCACGGCGCCCTCGTCCAGCTCCGACACGCCCACCACCGCGTCCACCTTGCAACGCGGAATCAGATCCTCCGGCGTCAGCCGCTGCATGGCGATGCGCTCGAAGGCCTCGCGGAAGGCGGGCAATTGGGGCGCCTCCACGGTGAGCCCGGCGGCGTGCTTGTGGCCACCGAAGCGCACGAAGAGGTCCGCGCAGCCGCTCAGGGCGTCATAGAGGTGGAAGCCCTCGATGCTGCGCGCCGAGCCCTTCCCCACCCCGTCCTTCACGCCGACCATGACGGTGGGCCGGTGGAAGCGCTCCACCACGCGCGAGGCGACGATGCCGATGACGCCCGGGTGCCAGCCGTCCGCGTAGAGCACGAACCCCCGGGCACCGCGCTCGGCGATCTCCCCCGCCTGGGCCAGGGCCTCGGTGAGGATGCTGCTCTCCAGGCCCTGCCGCTCGGCGTTGGCGCGATCCAGCATCTGGGCGAGCGGCCGCGCCGCGTCGACGCTCTCGGAGCACAACAACTGCAAACCGAGCGAGGCGTCATGCAACCGGCCCGCGGCGTTGATGCGAGGCCCCAGCCGGTAGCCCACCTGCCCCGCGGTGACGGGGGTGTCCGCGTCGAGCCCCGCCACTTCCTTGAGGGCGCGCACCCCGGGCCGGCGCCCAGCGCTCAGCTCCTGCAGGCCGTGGTGCACGAGGATGCGGTTGG from Melittangium boletus DSM 14713 includes the following:
- the recJ gene encoding single-stranded-DNA-specific exonuclease RecJ → MMPEVPQEQAALLAAELELHPLSARVLVHRGLRTPEAASAFLSDKLADLPDPFRMKGMVAAVERLARALRDKERITLYGDYDVDGVCSTSLLALFLRELGIRPATYIPHRLDEGYGLNLQAVEKIAAEGTQVLVTLDCGVTSVAEISRARDLGLDVVVVDHHTVPPTLPPAVAVLNPHQPGCEYPTKHLCAAGVAFNLCMGLRKRLREEGWFSTRKEPNLKALMDLVAMATVADVVPLTGANRILVHHGLQELSAGRRPGVRALKEVAGLDADTPVTAGQVGYRLGPRINAAGRLHDASLGLQLLCSESVDAARPLAQMLDRANAERQGLESSILTEALAQAGEIAERGARGFVLYADGWHPGVIGIVASRVVERFHRPTVMVGVKDGVGKGSARSIEGFHLYDALSGCADLFVRFGGHKHAAGLTVEAPQLPAFREAFERIAMQRLTPEDLIPRCKVDAVVGVSELDEGAVEALQRLGPFGQGNPEPVLVLRRQVARPRVLPHKTGGSGHLKLALVDAPAVDAIGFGMADRLALTEGPVDLAFQASFDTFRGQRRLSLKLKDLRSAA